Part of the Pedobacter roseus genome is shown below.
TTCCTTTTGATTATTTTAATCTTTCGCTCTAAGTTCATCTCACAAATATTTCCTTAATCCAGTATTTAGATCAACAACTGGTGCCCAATCTTTAACAGCTGTCCTAATTTTAAAATCATCCAATGCTAAATAAAGCATTTGCTGATCTCTTGTTGCTATTGGTTGATTTTCTGGCCTTTCGATTTCTAACATATCAAAAATACGCGCAACCAACGCTTTTATGCTTAGAGGTAGATCCAAACCTGCAACATTATAAAGATCTGCCTTAATATCTTGATCAATTAAAAGGCTCATTAAATTTACAAGGTCGGAAATATAAATATATTGCCTAATCTGCTCTCCTGACGATAACCTAGGTTTCTTTTTTTCTTTTAAACTATTAATAAGATAAGGAATTAGTCGATTTTCATCCTCTCCCGGGCCATATAAGGAAGGTAAAATCAAATGATACCAGGTTACATTAAATTGTTTATTTGAATAAAAGCGGGTTAATAATCTCTTCGAATCACAATAACTATTTGGGATACTTCCACTTGCAAAAACCAGAGACTCTTCATCAAAGGGAGAAAATTTATTGTTGTTACCTATTTCGAAGTAGGAGCCAAAAGTTATTATCTTTCCTTTAAAGTTATTATATTCCAAGTGAGTAACAAGGTCTATAGGGAAAAATGTATTAATCTGATAAGTGAGTAAATTTGATTCCTGTAAATTTGCCTGAACTCCTCCTGCGGCAGCATAAATAATCACATCATAATTAAGGAAATCATCTAAATTTAATTTGTTAGAAGGATAATTAAATTCAATATACTTATAGTTTACTAAAGCATCATAATTATGATGCAGTGTTCTTCCATATAAGTAAAAAAAATTTTCATTTCCGTAAGCCTCTACAAAGTTTCTTGCTAAGAATGAATTACACCCTATGATTGCTATCTTTTTCACTATGAATTAAATTTAGAAATGTATTCCAAAATTTGCATTTCAGTAAAAGTGTTAATTACATTTTTGTCATTATCAAATTCCTTATACCATTTTATGGAATCGCTAACAGCAACTTTTGCATCTAATAAGGGTTTCCATTTCAATTCATTAATAGCTTTACTAATATCTAATTTTAAAAGGCCGGCTTCATGCGGTTCACCTTCATTTTGAAGGTTGGTATAATCTCCACTACCCCATGCGTTAATTGCTAAATTGACCATTTCACTAACTGGCAATGCATCAGTAGCGTATGGGCCAAAATTATAAGCAGTGCTGAAGCTAATTGGATCGTGTTCCAATTTCATTCCTAGTATCAAATAAGCTAAAATAGGTTCTAATACGTGCTGCCACGGCCTAATAGATTTAGGATTCCTTATTTCAACCGTTTTATTTATACTTAACGACTTGGCGATATCCGGAACTAATCGATCCTTAGACCAATCACCTCCTCCAATAACGTTTCCTGCACGGCCAACAGCCAATGCTTTTTTATGCTCAGCTATATTTTTTATATTGAAAAAACTGTTACGATAAGAATCGATAACGAGTTCTGTACAAGCTTTACTGGCACTGTAAGGGTCATAACCTCCTAAGCGGTCATTTTCGCGGTATGGATATTCCCATTCATTATTATGATATACTTTATCCGTAGTAATTAATACAACCGAACATTTTTTCTCCAATGAACGAACTGCATCTAATAAGTTGGCCGTTCCAATTGCATTTACCTCAAAAGTTTCAGACGGAATTTCGTAAGATAGCCTAACCAATGGCTGAGCCGCAAGGTGAAAAACAAAATCTGGTTGAAAATCCAAAACGGCATTCTTAAGCACATAACGATTGCGTAAATCTGAAATTACAGATTCACAAATCTCATCCCCATCAATCAGATAATATAAGTCATTATTTGTTTTAGGTGCTAAAGCATAGCCTTTTACCTGCGCTCCTAAAAGATTAAGAACCTTCAACATCCAAGCTCCTTTAAAGCCGGTATGGCCTGTTAAAAAGACTTTCTTTCCGGAATAGGCATTCTTTAACTGATCTAACATATTACCAGATTTTCCATTTAGCCTCACCACTTTTCCAAAGCTGTTCTAACTCAATTCTATCACGAAGGGCATCCATTGGTTTCCAGAAACCAGAATGCTTGAAGGCAGCTAGCTGCCCATCATTTGCAATTTCTTTTAAAGGTTTATTCTCCCATTGCACATCATCAACTTCACCCTCTAAATATTTGAATATACCAGGATCCAATACGAAAAATCCACCATTAATCCACATCCCATCGCCTTGAGGTTTTTCGACAAAATGCCGAACGTTTCCATTTTCATCCATTTCAATATTTCCGAAACGACCAGGAGTTTGTATACTCGTTAATGTTGCTAACTTGTCATGACTATTATGGAAAGCCACTAAAGCATTAATATCAATGTCCGCAACACCATCACCATACGTAAGCATAAACGTTTCGCCCTCTACGTATTTTTGTATTTTCTTTATCCTTCCAGCAGTATTGGTATTCAATCCAGTATCGACCAAAGTAACCTTAAAAGATTCGGAATTTGAAAAATGCACATCCACTTTATTCTTTTCAATATCTATAGATACATCTGAGTTGTATAAATAGTAATTTAGGAAATATTCTTTGATGGTTTGTGCTTTATAACCTAAGCACAAAACAAAATCATTGTAACCATAGGCTTCGTATATTTTCATGATGTGCCATAAAATAGGTTTACCACCAATTTCAACCATTGGTTTTGGTCTTGCTTCCGTTTCTTCCATTAATCGGGTGCCCAAGCCCCCGCTAATATTACTACCTTCATACTTTTATTATAATATGTATTTTATTATTATAGGAATAATTAACATTTAATTTTGTCTCTCTCATGCCTACTAAAAAAATTCCGCTCCAAGGTAGGTATTTAAGCTACGGAACTATCTGTAAAAACCCTATTTATATAGTCAGTATAAGCTAACTTTAAGCCCTCAGTTAATGAGGTTCTATAATTCCACCCTAACTTTGAAAGTTTTTGAACATCCATAAGCTTGCGTGGCGTTCCATCCGGT
Proteins encoded:
- the rfbF gene encoding glucose-1-phosphate cytidylyltransferase gives rise to the protein MEETEARPKPMVEIGGKPILWHIMKIYEAYGYNDFVLCLGYKAQTIKEYFLNYYLYNSDVSIDIEKNKVDVHFSNSESFKVTLVDTGLNTNTAGRIKKIQKYVEGETFMLTYGDGVADIDINALVAFHNSHDKLATLTSIQTPGRFGNIEMDENGNVRHFVEKPQGDGMWINGGFFVLDPGIFKYLEGEVDDVQWENKPLKEIANDGQLAAFKHSGFWKPMDALRDRIELEQLWKSGEAKWKIW
- a CDS encoding NAD-dependent epimerase/dehydratase family protein, translated to MKKIAIIGCNSFLARNFVEAYGNENFFYLYGRTLHHNYDALVNYKYIEFNYPSNKLNLDDFLNYDVIIYAAAGGVQANLQESNLLTYQINTFFPIDLVTHLEYNNFKGKIITFGSYFEIGNNNKFSPFDEESLVFASGSIPNSYCDSKRLLTRFYSNKQFNVTWYHLILPSLYGPGEDENRLIPYLINSLKEKKKPRLSSGEQIRQYIYISDLVNLMSLLIDQDIKADLYNVAGLDLPLSIKALVARIFDMLEIERPENQPIATRDQQMLYLALDDFKIRTAVKDWAPVVDLNTGLRKYL
- the rfbG gene encoding CDP-glucose 4,6-dehydratase, whose amino-acid sequence is MLDQLKNAYSGKKVFLTGHTGFKGAWMLKVLNLLGAQVKGYALAPKTNNDLYYLIDGDEICESVISDLRNRYVLKNAVLDFQPDFVFHLAAQPLVRLSYEIPSETFEVNAIGTANLLDAVRSLEKKCSVVLITTDKVYHNNEWEYPYRENDRLGGYDPYSASKACTELVIDSYRNSFFNIKNIAEHKKALAVGRAGNVIGGGDWSKDRLVPDIAKSLSINKTVEIRNPKSIRPWQHVLEPILAYLILGMKLEHDPISFSTAYNFGPYATDALPVSEMVNLAINAWGSGDYTNLQNEGEPHEAGLLKLDISKAINELKWKPLLDAKVAVSDSIKWYKEFDNDKNVINTFTEMQILEYISKFNS